The region TCCTCCGGCAACCAGCAATGCTACTTTATTGTCGGGAATGTCGTTCATCACAATTACACCCGGAGAAACCAGGCTGGCATCACCATTGTAATAATCGACTAAACCCTCCAATAGCTCGGCGGCCACGGTGTTGGGATTATTAATAATCTTCTTCATATAATTCGTCGAAAAGACCTAGGCTGTATTCCTGTGATTAGGAAATGATGGGCAGTAATTTTTCCTTACAATATTCACCATCGTGAAGCGTTACACCATCCGGATCTTCGATCGCTTCATCCGCTTCGTCCTCACACATGATCCAACCTTCATAATCTTCATCGGCAAGCCACTGGGTAATTGCAACGAAATCGATTTTGCCGTCGCCCATAAGCCTCCATTCAGGTTCACCATCCCAATCCTTGTAGTGCATGTGGTTAATCAATGGACGGAACTCGGCCATTTTGGAGATGACATCCATCCCTCCATTACGGATGTGCCCAACGTCAGGTGTCCAACCGGTGACAGTCGGATCCAGGCCGTTTAAAATAACATCGTAATCTTCAGCAGTGCGATTGATGGAAGTCTCTGGTGAGTTTGGATGGAAGGAACACTCGACGCCGGCCTCGACCGCTCTTTTTGAAACGGCGTTCACACAGGAAACCAGGTTCAGACGGCGTTGCTCGAGATCGTGACGTCCCGTTGGCATTTGAACGGTGCAAAGCTTTGATCCGGGAAACTGTT is a window of Verrucomicrobiota bacterium DNA encoding:
- a CDS encoding sugar phosphate isomerase/epimerase — protein: MGKILLGAEVYTWFMRESGKAYENQLGHMIEMVNKAGFTGIEPMHFWMGDLTDPVLLKEKLDQHNVLLSGIALVHDWNNAEETAEEIAGANACIDLLKQFPGSKLCTVQMPTGRHDLEQRRLNLVSCVNAVSKRAVEAGVECSFHPNSPETSINRTAEDYDVILNGLDPTVTGWTPDVGHIRNGGMDVISKMAEFRPLINHMHYKDWDGEPEWRLMGDGKIDFVAITQWLADEDYEGWIMCEDEADEAIEDPDGVTLHDGEYCKEKLLPIIS